CTGGACCAGGTGTTGTCGGTCGATGAACTGAGCCGCCAGGTCAACTTCTCCCGCTTTCATTTCCAACGGCAATTCACGAGCCACTTCGGGCTGAGCGTGACCCGCTACGTGCAACTGTTGCGGCTGCGCAGAGCCTCGTACCAACTGGCGTTCGACCGGCGGCGACGGGTCATCGACATCGCCCTGGATGCCGGTTTCGAGAACCCGGAATCGTTCTCCCGCGCGTTCAAGAAGAGCTTTGGACAGACGCCCTCCCAGTTCCGAGCCCAACCCGCATGGCAGCCCTGGGCTGAACGCATGCGGCTACCCGAACGCAAGAGGAGTATTCCCATGGAAGTGAGAGTGGTCGATTTTGCCGAAACGATGATTGCGGTGCTGGAACACCAGGGCCCGCCGGAGCTTATCTTCGAAACGGTGCAACGCTTCATCGACTGGCGCAAGAGCAGCGGCCTGTCGCCCATGGCGACCAGCCGTACCTTCGGCCTCGCCTACAGCGACCCGGCCACCACCGCCCCGGAGCAGTTCCGGTTCGACGTCTGCGGCGAGATAGACGCCCCCGTGC
This region of Thioalbus denitrificans genomic DNA includes:
- a CDS encoding AraC family transcriptional regulator; the encoded protein is MTEEKARAYAARFERLIDYIDRHLDQVLSVDELSRQVNFSRFHFQRQFTSHFGLSVTRYVQLLRLRRASYQLAFDRRRRVIDIALDAGFENPESFSRAFKKSFGQTPSQFRAQPAWQPWAERMRLPERKRSIPMEVRVVDFAETMIAVLEHQGPPELIFETVQRFIDWRKSSGLSPMATSRTFGLAYSDPATTAPEQFRFDVCGEIDAPVPENPQGVGTRRIPAGRCAVVRHHGSTDRISDSAYYLYREWLPQSGEELRDFPLFFHYVKRIPDTPEHEQVTDVYLPLK